In the Variovorax sp. S12S4 genome, one interval contains:
- a CDS encoding ATP-binding protein: MNAEGGAEISVENTGPDIDALHIPRLFDRFFRTDESRTDGHLHHGLGLAIVAAIARMHSGYTMAISGSGRTRIGFAVSRSLPP, from the coding sequence GTGAACGCGGAGGGCGGCGCCGAAATTTCCGTTGAAAACACAGGGCCGGACATCGATGCGCTGCATATTCCCCGGCTGTTCGATCGGTTCTTCCGCACCGATGAGTCGCGCACGGACGGGCACCTTCATCACGGGCTCGGGTTGGCCATCGTGGCAGCCATCGCGCGAATGCATTCGGGATACACCATGGCGATCTCCGGCAGTGGACGCACCCGCATCGGCTTTGCAGTCAGCCGCTCTTTGCCGCCCTGA